gcgccggctagtgaccattctatcctggattcctcgagaagacgcaccacgctagatatggggtacagactaggggggcgttgctgattaatggtcagctgcatcccaataggaagtatcccgtgtcgggcacaggtacagatcattgaagacagcaacatcacaattatgaaaacacttgtaatactaacctcgagccaaccgcgagtaatctgttacatattactaacatagttataaggcaaacattgtcgaaatattgtactcccggccccgtcaggttgacgccatatgagccttaataaaaatatatattttggataaaaaaaaaaaaaaaaaacaagaattcaattttttcgcaaaagtaatattttttcaaagaaacaaaaactcgtaagcttcaattttatatgtcgatgatatgaatcggtggaaaaaaaattattttttggattaccctaaaatggaaatgggcaccctaatgaaaaaataaaaaaatacgagtctaatgttttgcgataaaaaacaaaattaccacttttgacgaagatctgagaaccactatattggtttggtatggaatggctgtatatatatatacaaaatacaaccttacgtgcatcgcgatgtacaaagtgtTACTCGTTAGACGAAAGAATAAGGCGGGTTCCGTATAATTAATATTGTattcacaaaattaaaaatttcctaCAGACAACAATTCATATTATTCCCTGAAACAACTTCATTTCTAATTCACTTACGTTTAGTTTCCTTATTCTCTCCTTCTGTCTCTATTTTTCTCCTCTTCATAATTTCTTATAATCGTTGCATTCTAattcaataataatataattttcttcaggTAATGGATAGTAATGGCAAAATCGTgacaatgatattttttcaccttGACGTTTCAATCTCTCCCAATGGCTGCACGATCCAGATTGCTTCGATGAGGAGCGCCGACCGATAGGGATGTGACACTCCCCCCACGTACGCCAGGATCCTGGCTTACTGGTTCTTCGCGACGAACATCCAAAACAGCGATCTTCGTAGCAGGACGCTCATAAATTCCACTTTTTGTCTGAACCGTTGCTGACCTCACCTGTCCGTCTTTCCCTTGGTTTACACTGATTATCCTTCCTTTAGGCCAACAGTTGCGAGGCAATTCCGGGTCGATCACAATAACAACATCATTAATTTCTATTGATTTTACTGTGTTGAACCACTTAGTTCTTCTCGTGAGTTCCGGGAGGTAATCCCTAACCCATCTTcgccaaaaaatatttgcttCCACCTGTGACGCCCGCCAGGACCGCCGCAACACAACAGCGCTATCGTCTAGACATGTCCCAGGTTTTAATCCACTTGATGAGCCTAAGTTGAAATGATTCGGCGTTAAGACTGGTGCGTCAGGATCATCTACCGGTACGTGGGTCAATGGACGGGAATTGATCAGATTCTCTATCTCCGCTAATAAATTCCGAAGAGTTTCATCGCTAGGATTGCGCCCAGCTTTCATCTGTTGTAAGTTAATTTTCACAGTCTGCACCAATCGCTCCCAGGAACCCCCATGTGTGGGGATGCTGGTGGAAGAAATTCCCATTCGGTTTGTGGACTTACTATCTCctggattattttattttgatctATTTCCTTAAGTGCCGCTTTGAGCTCCTTGTTGGCCGCTGTAAAATTGGTGCCCCGATCACTGTATATTTTAATCGGAACTCCTCGCCTCGCCATGAAATTTCTCAACGCTTTAATACAAGAGTCCGCGTCCATCGAATGTGCAATTTCTAAATGCACTGCTCTAATGGTCAGGCAGGTTATAAGTACACCCCAACGCTTCTCAATTCTGCGTCCAACCGCTACAGAAAGTGGACCGAAATAATCTATCCCGATAAAGGAGAAAGGTCTTGTGAATGCCGCCCATAGGAGGTGGTTGTGGTGATGCACGCTGGTTTTTGCACATTTGGCAATTTGCTCTGACTTTCCGATACAGCACCCGTAGCTTCTGAATTCGAAAAACCTGTCTCAGCTCGTTCAGCACGGTTTCATGATTACGATGATGGTAACGGCAGTGGTAGTCATTAACTATTAATTTAGTGATGTGATGATCCTTTGGTAGAATAACTGGATTTCGGGCATCGGTGCTAGCATATTCACAAGCGTGGATCCTTCCGTGCATTCGCATAACGTTTTGGTTGTCGAGGAATGGATTCAAATTGAAGATAGAACTTGATTTGGGTATTCTTTTTTCAGTTGTGTCAGTGTTGAACAGAATAGCTGTTTCGTCAGGAAAAGATTCGCTTTGTGTTTGTCGATATAGAAGATTGGAAGCACCTCGTAGTTCATCGTTGGTTAATGGACCTATCTTTCTGTCTTTGCCTCTGGCTTTATAGCGCAAGTTTTCTACAAATCGCAGAACCGTAGCTACTATACGCATCAACCGATGCCAACTGGACAATTTATCCACTTGTATCAATGGCTCCTGCACCACATTGTGGTAAAGTAGGTGTGCCCGCAGTTCTTCCGTGGTAGAGATAGTGTTGAATGGTTCCGTAGGCCAAGCGTGCTTTGCTTGCCATAATAAATTAGGACCCCTTATCCATCTACTGTCGCTTCTGATATTCAGCTGTCGCTTCCACTTGGTGGCTTCATCCGCTACATTGTCTTTGGAGCAAACCCATTTCCAGCAACTGGCATCTGTTGTTTCCAATATTTCGCTTACTCGCCAGCCTACATATACAGAGTACTGACGATGATCTGAACGTATCCAACATAGGACATCGCGGGCATCGGTCCAATAAAACTTCTCCGTGATATTAAATGTTAAAGCCTTAGAGATGGTATTCGCCAGTCTCGCACCTATCATAGCGCTTTGCAGCTCAAGACGTGGGAtggaaacgaattttaatgGCGCTACTCTTGACTTCGCTCCAACTATCATACACTCCACAGTGTTACCCTGCTCAAAACGCAAATACACAACCGCTGCGTAGCCTAATTCACTTGCGTCAACAAACGTGTGAAGCTGGACTATGATTGGTGAACTTATCGTCGTCATGTAACGGTAACATCGAGGTATACTAACTTCTTTTACTTTAACAAGGACCTGCAGCCATTGGTCCCACTTGTCGTGTATGCTATTTGGGATTTCGTCATCCCAGCCTATTGCAGATCTCCACACTTCTTGAAACAATATTTTGAGGATGATAAGGACATTCGATATTAAGCCCAACGGGTCAAATATGGACATTAACATACGTAGGACTTCCCGTTTTGTTGGTTTACGTTCTCCTGCTAGTAGATCAGCATCGTGTTTCCTCGACAATTTATATGTGAAGTTATCTGTGGCAGTGCACCACCACATTCCGAGCACTTTTTCAGTGGCCATCTCTGCTCCGATATGAAGACTTTTCTCGTCGGTTTTCTTTTCCTCAAGTGCATGGAGAACTGTAGAAGAATTAGAAATCCAGTTTCTTATATCGAAACCTCCCTGTGCATGAATATGGCGAACCTCACACGCTAGTTGAATGGCTTCTTCCTCGGTTTCAACACTCACCAACAAGTCGTCCACGTAGTGCCGCTTGGTAATTGCCTCAACAGCCCTGGGAAAAAGTACAGCGTATTTCTCCGCATTAAGGTTTTTGACATATTGGGCACAGCTTGGCGAACAGCTAGCTCCAAATGTCATCACTTGTGCCACATTCGTGCTCGGTTGCTCGTCTTCCGGATCCTTCCACAGGAATAGTTGGAAACTCTGATCTGCTTTTGCAATTAATACTTGTAAAAACATTTCTCTTATGTCGCCGCTGAGTCCCACTTTATTTTCTCGGAATTTGTACAAAACGACATCGAGAGGAATCACCTGGTCAGGGCCCTTTAAAAGCATTGAGTTCAATGATATGCCTCTGGTTTCGGCAGCGCAATCCCACACGATTCTCACCTTATTCGGTTTATTGGGGTTGAATACGGGAAATATTGGGATGTACCACACTGGTTGCGTTTCTAtcttcaattcttcatcttTCGTAAGCTTTCGTATGTAGCCTTTTCTTCGATAATCGTCAATTTGCGCTCTTAGAACTGCGGCTAACGCTGGTTCTCTTTTCATCCTAGCTTCTAAACAGTAGAATCGTCGTAAAGCAACTGGTTTGCTGTTTGGCAGACGGAATTTGTCGTATTTCCACAGTAGATGTGTTTCATAATGTCCATTGGCCGTCTGGACAATTCTTTTCAAGATTTGAAGCGCTCTCTGATCTTCTTTCGATGTTAGAGCTACCGCGGGTTTTGTGATACCAATCCCTTCTAGCGATAAATATTCCTGCACTGAATGTTCTAACGTGTCAACGTTTCCTAGAAGGCACGGACATGTGTGAACGGTATGGTGCCCGACAAACGTGTCGTGTTTTTCTGAGCCTCCGTGAACGACCCATCCAAGTCGGGTTTTCGTGGCCACTGGTTCATACATTTCTCCCTCTCGCCCCTTTAGAGCATAGCTGAGATTAGCGTTATCTATTCCTATTAAGAGACGGGGTTGCACATTCTCGTAGGACTCCATTGGTATTCCACGCAAATGTTTGTACTGAGCTGCGAGCTTTTCCGCGTCAACAGTTTGATGAAATAAATCTAAACTTGACACTGTATGCACTCCTTGAAGGCGATATTGCTTATGGTTTGTTCCTGTTCCGGATATCTGGATGTCTACCATCATCGACTCATTCTCCACGCGACATTTATTTCCTGTCCATTTTAGGCATAACGGTTCCCGTTTCCCATTAAGGTTCAACTCTGTCGCTAGAGCAGCATCAATCAATGTGAGCGAAGAGCCATCGTCGAGAAAGGCGAaggttttaaaatgtttttccgAACCGTAGACGATAACTGGCACGACTCGAAACATCCCTTTGTTGGTGATATTTTGATGTATGTTGCATTCACGCTCAAGTGAGTTCGTTACGACGGAATCTGCATCTTTTTCGGACGTTCTGGGATCAGCACGTAGGTACTTgtgaagaagatggtgatgcTTAAATgtacatccattcattccacaTTCCTTTTGAAGTTTGCACATTCCTTTGTGTTTTTTGAGGCATTTCCTGCACAAACCTAAATCTTTCACCATGGCCCACCGGGAATTGTATTCTAGCCCCACGAATCGTTGGCATTTATCGATACTGGGGCAGCTAAACTTACAAACGAGGCACACTCTATCCACAGAATTCTGTTTCACTGGTAGCGGAGACTGAGGAACAACTGTAACGCTTTCATCCTCCTCATCTTCAACGTGAGTATTCAGGAACGACAGATTCTTCTTCCCAATTCGGTTTGTTTTAGATTCAGTAGACATTTGTGCAAACGGACAGACAGTTTCAGCGAGCTCATACAACCATGCGGAAAAAATGGATAAATTTACACTTGAAAAATTTCGTCGATGCCTAGCCCAATCCAGCTTTATAGATGGTGGAAGCTTTTCTACAAGGTCCCTAAGGAGTGCAATATTGTATGTATACTCGTCCAGATGGCAAGCTTCGATCGTTGCACATAGATTTTGTACGGCAAGAGCGAACTCGATAATAGTTTCCAATCTATCAACTTTAGGAGCCGGTGTTAAACTAATCTTCATCATTAAATTTTGTACGATGGCTTCTGGGTTTCCATACAGCATCTTGAGAGTTGAGATTACAACCGGAACGTTTGAGGGATGCATTAACATGCATTTCACTGCGTCGTATGCCTTCCCTTTTAGACACCTCTGCAAACGCACTAGATTTTCTTCTTGTGTATATCCACACATACTGGTTGTGGTAGTGAATGTGGAAGAAAACAATGGCCATTCTTCTGGTGTTCCACTGAATATCGGAAGCTCGCGCGATACAGCCTGACGAGCGGCGATCTGATTACGCGTTAAGTTACTTGCGTTATCTCCTGGGAGGGATTGTCTTGAAGTGATTTAGTGCGGAAAATTGTACTCTGCTAACTGTTGATTATCAATAAATGATTCATCATCTTGTATTTTCATTCGTCTTATTTCCGGAACAAATTTTGGTTCGATTTGCTGAGTGAATAGACCTTGTTGTCGAAATGCGGGCGTTGTGATTCGTTGTAGGCACGATTCTTGTTGGTTTTGTTGAGAATTCGGTTGCACGTTGCGTGGGTTCCGCAGAATGAACTTCGGTTGACCTTGTCCTTGTTGCATGATAGGCGGCGGAAAGATTGATTCTACCTTCGGTTggcgaggttgcgttacttgaTGAACAGGAACACGATTGATATCAATTTCATCTTCTAACCACCTACTAACTTTTTCACCCATCTCTTCTTCCTCAGATTCTATCACTGACGACGTCTCACTGGCAATCTCCTTCAGCAATTCGTACCGTTTATGAAGATATTCCCGCTTTTTCGCTTCTTCACTTTCTTGTAACTTCCTCTCTTCATCAAGCATTTGTAGTTCCAACTGCAACTGTTTTCGCCTCGTTGAATTCTTCGATGTTTCCGAGTGCTGGCATGCGTTTTCCCTGAAACCTTGCTTCTTGTCGTTTCGGTAATGGTGCTTTGACAGCTCTAACGGCATGTTCGAATTTAATACGGGTAGCGGTTCAGTTGCCAAATGTGGAGCAGAAACATTCGTGGAGGTATTGTTCTTTGCTTCCTTATTTGTTTGACAGTGGCTGCAGCACCAATCATGGTGTGCGATCTCTTGGTTGACTCCTACGCACTTGAAGTGGTACCAGTCATCACAATCATCACACTGGACCATATCAGTATCGTcctcatccatacaagctttgCAGTGACGAACATTACTTTCATCGCCTTCGTTACCATGACGACGGCTTTCGCAGAGAGCGGCCTTGCTTCTAGTCTTGATTGGTGTTCTACCAAGCATCTTCCGTCAGATTTAAACGAAATTTTT
The Toxorhynchites rutilus septentrionalis strain SRP chromosome 2, ASM2978413v1, whole genome shotgun sequence genome window above contains:
- the LOC129765560 gene encoding uncharacterized protein LOC129765560, with protein sequence MSTESKTNRIGKKNLSFLNTHVEDEEDESVTVVPQSPLPVKQNSVDRVCLVCKFSCPSIDKCQRFVGLEYNSRWAMVKDLGLCRKCLKKHKGMCKLQKECGMNGCTFKHHHLLHKYLRADPRTSEKDADSVVTNSLERECNIHQNITNKGMFRVVPVIVYGSEKHFKTFAFLDDGSSLTLIDAALATELNLNGKREPLCLKWTGNKCRVENESMMVDIQISGTGTNHKQYRLQGVHTVSSLDLFHQTVDAEKLAAQYKHLRGIPMESYENVQPRLLIGIDNANLSYALKGREGEMYEPVATKTRLGWVVHGGSEKHDTFVGHHTVHTCPCLLGNVDTLEHSVQEYLSLEGIGITKPAVALTSKEDQRALQILKRIVQTANGHYETHLLWKYDKFRLPNSKPVALRRFYCLEARMKREPALAAVLRAQIDDYRRKGYIRKLTKDEELKIETQPVWYIPIFPVFNPNKPNKVRIVWDCAAETRGISLNSMLLKGPDQVIPLDVVLYKFRENKVGLSGDIREMFLQVLIAKADQSFQLFLWKDPEDEQPSTNVAQVMTFGASCSPSCAQYVKNLNAEKYAVLFPRAVEAITKRHYVDDLLVSVETEEEAIQLACEVRHIHAQGGFDIRNWISNSSTVLHALEEKKTDEKSLHIGAEMATEKVLGMWWCTATDNFTYKLSRKHDADLLAGERKPTKREVLRMLMSIFDPLGLISNVLIILKILFQEVWRSAIGWDDEIPNSIHDKWDQWLQVLVKVKEVSIPRCYRYMTTISSPIIVQLHTFVDASELGYAAVVYLRFEQGNTVECMIVGAKSRVAPLKFVSIPRLELQSAMIGARLANTISKALTFNITEKFYWTDARDVLCWIRSDHRQYSVYVGWRVSEILETTDASCWKWVCSKDNVADEATKWKRQLNIRSDSRWIRGPNLLWQAKHAWPTEPFNTISTTEELRAHLLYHNVVQEPLIQVDKLSSWHRLMRIVATVLRFVENLRYKARGKDRKIGPLTNDELRGASNLLYRQTQSESFPDETAILFNTDTTEKRIPKSSSIFNLNPFLDNQNVMRMHGRIHACEYASTDARNPVILPKDHHITKLIVNDYHCRYHHRNHETVLNELRQVFRIQKLRVLYRKVRANCQMCKNQRASPQPPPMGGIHKTFLLYRDRLFRSTFCSGWTQN
- the LOC129765562 gene encoding uncharacterized protein LOC129765562, coding for MLGRTPIKTRSKAALCESRRHGNEGDESNVRHCKACMDEDDTDMVQCDDCDDWYHFKCVGVNQEIAHHDWCCSHCQTNKEAKNNTSTNVSAPHLATEPLPVLNSNMPLELSKHHYRNDKKQGFRENACQHSETSKNSTRRKQLQLELQMLDEERKLQESEEAKKREYLHKRYELLKEIASETSSVIESEEEEMGEKVSRWLEDEIDINRVPVHQVTQPRQPKVESIFPPPIMQQGQGQPKFILRNPRNVQPNSQQNQQESCLQRITTPAFRQQGLFTQQIEPKFVPEIRRMKIQDDESFIDNQQLAEYNFPH